Part of the Streptococcus ilei genome is shown below.
ACCAAATCAAACACCAGGAAACCAAGGCGCTTAGCCAACAATATCTGGATACCTATGTGAAGACAGTTGATGGAAACTTTAAACGCCAGTTGGCGGCTGCCCTTTCTTATACCAAGGATGAGGAAACTTTGGAAGCTCTATTGAAGGAGTGGAAGAACAAGGATGTGGTGAAACCTCAGGACTTGGCTATGAGCTGGTACTTCAATTTCTTGCACCATGACTTTACCCAAGGAAGAACCTGGACTTGGGCGCGTGAAAACTGGGATTGGATCAAGAAAGCACTCGGTGGTGATATGAGCTTTGATAAGTTTGTCATCTACCCAGCTAACTGTTTCAAGACCCGTGAACGGTTGAATGAATACAAGGCCTTCTTTGAGCCTCAATTGGATGATATGGCGATCAGCCGTAATATCAAGATGGGAATTAAAGAGATCGCGGCTCGTATCGATCTTATCGAGCGGGAGAAAGCAGCGGTTGAAACAGCCCTTCTAGCAACTAAATAAAGAAAAAAAAGCTCCTAGAGAGGAACCTACAGGTTTGTAGGCCTCTCTAAGAGTTTTTATTTTGCTTTTTTGAAATATGGGAGATGTTTGAGATTGCGATAGAGAATAACTGCGAAAACCGTTGTCAACGTGATCTTAATCAAATCTGGTAATACAAAAGGTAGGACGACCAGTTTTACGGTGAGATCCAAACTCTGGTGGGTAATGAGCATAAAACCTAAGGCACCCCCAATAAAGAGGACGACTTCCCCCAAGGCGTTAGCTAGGAAGATACGAATGGGCTGTCCCTTTTGGCCAGCGAGGCTAGAGGTAACCAAAGCACGAAGGGGAAAGAAGAAAAGGAATCCAGCAGTGGGACCGTAGAAGGAGCTGATGCCTCCGTGACCACCTGCAAAGACGGGGAGGCCAATGGCACCTAAGAGGAGGTAAATGAGAACAGAAAGGGTGGCTTCTTTTGGACGGTAGATGCTGGCGATCAATCCAATCGCTAAAGTCTGAAGCGTGATAGGAATGGGTCCAAGTGGGATTGTAAAAGGAGATAGGGCAGCAATCAGAGCTGCTCCAAGAGCAATTAATGTCATTGATTCTATTTTTTTCAAAACAGTAAACCTCGCTTTATTTTTATGGTAACTATTCTACAAAAAAGAATGCAAGCCTGTCAAGTCCTCTATTCAGCTGTGACAATTGTCTCCATCCTCATTTTAGGAAAGTTTAAGAAAAAATTTAGTCACGATTAAGGAAGAATCGGTAAACTATCCCTATCTAAACAAAGGCCTTGTTTAAATAATTTAAGGAATGGAAAGAATGCAAGCTTCGAATGAACAAAAGCAAGAAAGAACTGAAAAAATGATTGTCGTTAAGAAAAGTCCTAAGTGGTGGGCAACTGCCGCAGCAACAGGAGGACTTGTCGTAGGAATGACTGGTGGATTTGGCTTGGGAATGTTGGCGACAGACAATACGACTCCCCAACGCCAACAAGCAGCAGTAGCTACACAAAATAGTAACCAGCCTGCCCAAAACCATCAAGGACAAAATAGCCATGGGAACGATCAAAATGGACCTTCTAACTCACAAGGTTTTGATGGCCAAAATGGTGGTCCAGGGCAAGGAGAAATGAACGGTCAACCACCTCAAGGAGGGGGCTCGCAAGGTGGTCAAGGACAAGATGGATTTGGTGGAGGACCAGGCGGTATGCCACCGCAAGATGGCCAAAACGGTGGACCAGGACAAGGAGACATGAATGGCCAACCACCACAAAATGGAGGCCCTCAAGGTCAACAAGACAAGCAACAAAATAGTAAATCGAGTAAAAAGTCCTCCAAGAAATCCTCTTCGAAAAAATCGTCTAGCAATACAAACAATTCATCAAAGGATGAGACAGGGACAGCAGGCTAAGAAAAAAGTTGAAATCGCTATCTGAATGCTACTGAATGAAGCCTGGTCATGTTATAATAGAGTAGAAAATACTCGTCATCCCTGTATGGAAGAATGAGAAGGAGAAAGTACACATGATTAAGATTTTATTAGTAGAAGACGACCTCGGTTTGTCTAATTCAGTATTTGATTTTTTAGATGACTTTGCAGATGTCATGCAAGTCTTTGATGGAGACGAAGGTCTTTATGAGGCTGAAAGTGGCATCTATGACCTCATTTTGCTAGACCTCATGCTCCCTGAAAAAGATGGTTTCCAAGTTCTGAAAGAATTGAGAGATAAGGGTGTCTCCACTCCAGTATTGATTATGACAGCCAAAGAGAGTTTGGACGATAAGGGCCATGGGTTTGAGTTAGGGGCAGATGACTATCTGACCAAGCCATTCTACCTAGAAGAACTCAAGATGCGGATCCAAGCATTGTTGAAGCGCTCTGGTAAGGTCAATGAAAATACCCTTTCTTATGGGAATGTAACCGTTAATCTTTCGACAAATTCTACGCTTGTTGAAGGGAAAGAAGTGGAGCTATTAGGGAAAGAATTTGATCTTTTGGTCTATTTCCTTCAAAATCAAAATGTTATCCTGCCCAAGACACAAATCTTTGATCGACTTTGGGGATTTGATAGCGATACGACTATCTCGGTTGTTGAAGTGTATGTTTCTAAGATTCGTAAGAAGTTAAAAGGAACAGAATTTGCAAAAAATCTCCAAACATTGCGTAGCGTGGGGTACATTCTGAAAGATGCTCAATAAAATTAAAAAAACTGTCAATGCGGATGACTTTTCTTATTTCATCCGCTATTTCGGACTCTTTACCTTGATTTTCTCAACCATGACCTTGATTATTATTCAAGTAATGCGGTCAAGTCTGTATACAACGGTTGATGAAAATTTAAAGATACTGAGTAAAGATCGTTATTCCATCATTAGCTTGGCCAATCGTACCGGAAATGGGATGGGAAGAGACGAACCAGATGATGACCGACCAGAAGATAATGAACCTGATCCCGAGGATGGCCCTAGACCATCGGTCACTTCCAATAGTACAGCCATCCTCTTGAATGATAATTTTGAAAATGTGACGACGGACAATGGTTTTCTGGATTTAAAAACAGTGACCTTTAGTCGCAGCTATTTAAACAAGATCAAGCAGATTCAAATCACCAACCATTATAAGCAAAAAGAAAGCTACCGGGCTTATTTGGTGGATATTGACCCCGATGATTATATCGATGGGGTGAAATATGCCGTGATCATGACCAATATCAGCCAGTTGGAGCAGACCAGTGAAAAACACGAGAGCCAAATCGCCTTGGTCATGATTTGCTTCTGGGGCATTTCCCTCTTTGCAAGTATCTTCCTGGCTAAGATGAGTGTGAAACCTCTCTTAGAGAGCATGAACCGGCAGAAGGCTTTTGTCGAAAATGCTTCTCATGAATTGCGGACACCTTTAGCCGTTTTGCAAAATCGTTTGGAAACCCTGTTCCGAAAGCCAGAGGCAACAATTATGGAATCCAGTGAGAATATCGCCTCCTCTTTGGATGAGGTTCGCAATATGCGCTTACTGACGACCAATCTCTTAAACTTAGCCCGTCGAGATGATGGGATTAAACCTGAGTTTTGTGAAATCCCTCCTTCTTTTTTCGACCAAACCTTTGCCAATTATGAAATCATTGCCGAGGAAAATGATAAAATCTTCGAGTATGAGAATCATGTCGAAAGGAGTCTGGTGTCTGACAAGGTCCTACTGAAACAGCTGATGACCATTTTGTATGACAATGCCCTCAAATACACAGAGGAAGAAGGAAAGATACGGTTTGTCGCCCAATTCAAGGATCGCTATCTCTATCTTCGGGTAGAGGATAATGGACCAGGGATTGCAGACGAAGATAAAAAGCGGATATTTGATCGATTCTACCGAGTGGATAAGGCGCGTACGCGTCAAAAGGGTGGTTTTGGTTTAGGACTGTCCTTAGCCAAGCAAATCGTAGAAGCCTTTAATGGCACCATTACTGTTCGAGATAACAAGCCGAAAGGTGCTATTTTCGAGGTCAAACTAGCAACCAAGTCAGATAGTAAAAAGAAATCAACTTCTAAATCAACGAAAAACAAGTAAAGCTGAGGAATCTTTAACTTAGATGAAGCAAAAGACTTCTAAAACTTTCCAAAGGTGAGAAGGGACGTCAGCGAACTTCTACGAAGTTCCATGACTTAGTTTTGAACCTAAGGTTTCAAAACTCCCTTGTGCTTGAAACATAACTGTTTCAAGCACTTTTCTCACGGCGGAAAGTTTCAGAACCTACATGGATGGCGCTCATAATAAGGAGTTGTTCTTATTTTTTAGAATAACTTGGCTTATTTTATATAACATAAGTTTT
Proteins encoded:
- a CDS encoding response regulator transcription factor, coding for MIKILLVEDDLGLSNSVFDFLDDFADVMQVFDGDEGLYEAESGIYDLILLDLMLPEKDGFQVLKELRDKGVSTPVLIMTAKESLDDKGHGFELGADDYLTKPFYLEELKMRIQALLKRSGKVNENTLSYGNVTVNLSTNSTLVEGKEVELLGKEFDLLVYFLQNQNVILPKTQIFDRLWGFDSDTTISVVEVYVSKIRKKLKGTEFAKNLQTLRSVGYILKDAQ
- a CDS encoding biotin transporter BioY, with the protein product MKKIESMTLIALGAALIAALSPFTIPLGPIPITLQTLAIGLIASIYRPKEATLSVLIYLLLGAIGLPVFAGGHGGISSFYGPTAGFLFFFPLRALVTSSLAGQKGQPIRIFLANALGEVVLFIGGALGFMLITHQSLDLTVKLVVLPFVLPDLIKITLTTVFAVILYRNLKHLPYFKKAK
- a CDS encoding sensor histidine kinase — encoded protein: MLNKIKKTVNADDFSYFIRYFGLFTLIFSTMTLIIIQVMRSSLYTTVDENLKILSKDRYSIISLANRTGNGMGRDEPDDDRPEDNEPDPEDGPRPSVTSNSTAILLNDNFENVTTDNGFLDLKTVTFSRSYLNKIKQIQITNHYKQKESYRAYLVDIDPDDYIDGVKYAVIMTNISQLEQTSEKHESQIALVMICFWGISLFASIFLAKMSVKPLLESMNRQKAFVENASHELRTPLAVLQNRLETLFRKPEATIMESSENIASSLDEVRNMRLLTTNLLNLARRDDGIKPEFCEIPPSFFDQTFANYEIIAEENDKIFEYENHVERSLVSDKVLLKQLMTILYDNALKYTEEEGKIRFVAQFKDRYLYLRVEDNGPGIADEDKKRIFDRFYRVDKARTRQKGGFGLGLSLAKQIVEAFNGTITVRDNKPKGAIFEVKLATKSDSKKKSTSKSTKNK